GCGTCTGGCGATGACCGTCACCGTCGCCGCCGGCGCCGCCGTGAGTTTTACCTGGAATGTCGCCGTGCCGCCTTCCGTAACAGTCACGCCCTTGACGCTGGCCGACACACGCACGGACGGTTGTCGCTCACGGACTGCCAGGGTGTGATCGCTTCCCGCTCCGATGACGACCACGCCAAAGAAGTCTGGGATCTCCACGGGATTCAACCGCATGGTGGTCGTCCCATCCCCAAGCTGGCCATAGGAGTTGTCTCCCCAGGCCCAGACACTGCCGTCCTCCTGCACAGCAAGAGAATGACCGTTGCCTGCGGCGATGGCAATAACCCCGCTCAGCGGCGTTCTATCCGCCATCAGCACCTGCACGGGATTCAGCCGGTTCGTATATTGCGTTCCATCGCCGATCTGGCCCCAAGCGTTATAACCCCACGCCCAGACGGTGCCGTCATCCTTCAAAGCAAGTGTGTGAATTGACCCGGCGGCGACGGCAGTCACATTGGACAGAGCCGCTCCATCCTGCATGATCACCTTCGCTGGGTTCAGGCGTGTGGTCATCGTCCCATCGCCAAGTTGGCCGGCCCAGTTATCACCCCATGCCCAGACCGTGCCGTCTGTCTTCAGCGCCACCGTTCTGTTCTCTCGCGCGGCGATACCGGCAACCCCGCTCAGCGACGCGCCGCCGCTCTGTTTAACCTGGACAGGTGTATTGCGACTGGTCGTCGTTCCATCGCCAACCTGACCGCTGCTATTGTATCCCCAGGCCCAGACACTGCCGTCGCTCTTCAGCGCTACGGTATGGCTCGATCCGGCCGCCACGTTG
The sequence above is a segment of the Lentisphaerota bacterium genome. Coding sequences within it:
- a CDS encoding RCC1 repeat-containing protein, which encodes IAASGNYYTYSLALKSDGTVWAWGDNTYGQLGDGTTTRRLTPTKVSGLSGVSAIVAGHYSAMALKTDGTVWAWGYNVSGQLGDGTTTSRSAPVQVKLSDGSALTNVVGIGAGSGHAVARTSDGSVWAWGNNGYGQLGITDPNIYPEEVTGLTGVTNVAAGSSHTVALKSDGSVWAWGYNSSGQVGDGTTTSRNTPVQVKQSGGASLSGVAGIAARENRTVALKTDGTVWAWGDNWAGQLGDGTMTTRLNPAKVIMQDGAALSNVTAVAAGSIHTLALKDDGTVWAWGYNAWGQIGDGTQYTNRLNPVQVLMADRTPLSGVIAIAAGNGHSLAVQEDGSVWAWGDNSYGQLGDGTTTMRLNPVEIPDFFGVVVIGAGSDHTLAVRERQPSVRVSASVKGVTVTEGGTATFQVKLTAAPAATVTVIARRTSGDADITVQSGSNLVFTTANWSTYQTVTLAAAQDADAENGSAVISLMGVDVGAVVTATENDNDAPLTVGAGAGGTAVPVGITNVTKY